The genomic stretch TCTGTATGCAAATGTAGGTCCTGACCAGATGTAAAATCTGAACAAAAGCTGTACATCTATGCTAGCAGGCTAGTGAGGTTATAATGCTAAttacagcagaaaataaaagtgttggATTGTTTTCCCGGCATGCTTCCACCAGTCTTACCTGGGAAAGACCAGTTTTCCGGGTAGGGAGAGACGGGGGACGTCGCGGCCCATCCCTGGACCCAAGTGAAGCTTCCGGGACAGAACATCTATGGGATTTTCAGCAGGCTGCGTGGCAACTTTGACCATCACATTACTATTAAAGATGTAGGCTGAGAAGAACAcctgggggggggagagaaagaggaattCAGCCGCTTATGTTGACACATTCTCCTCATACTTTTCCATGGCCCAATTATGTCTTATCATTACTTATTTTGTCAAATGTGCTGTCATAAAACTAccaaaatactcaaatactATTCTAATAAAGAAGAGCCAGAAAAACACCCATTTTTGAGAATATGTAGCTAGTTTTGTATttgaataactttattaattGATCAtcgatatatattttttttaatagtttcagCTCTAGATTATATGTTGCTTTAATACCTGATTTATATCTTAATCAGACTCAATCGCTGCTTCAACTTCTCAAAGCAGGTGAAGATAATTTATCCAATTCATCTAATGCTTGTCTCACATAACATTACTGTGAACATAAACGGTCAGTGGGGAAATAACACTGAAGGCAGTTGTGTGCTGGCAGGTTGCTAGGCGCCCGGCATGGTGAAGATTAGAGCAATTGTAGTCAATGTGTTCACCGGTAGAATATCAACAGAAACAGTTTATTGTGCAGAGTCAGTTATGATTTGTTCAGTCTGAGTTCAGTTTGTTATTCTGTGTGCAGAACatagttttttctctgtctgacagaactggagagaaGCAGTTTTCTGTAGTGAAATGCCAATGTtagaaaaggataaaaaaaaaaaaaaaaaagactaacaaGCAATGGCAGCAactatttaaacaaatgtataattatCTGAATCAGACAAGGTGCTCATAGTTCCCCTAAACTCTACCACCATGAGATTATGATTTTATCTGATTACTTTGTTGGTTTAATGAAattatggaaagaaaaaatacctTTGCAGTTCATCAAACAactcaaacaaactaaaataaacctTGACTTTCCACCTCTGTCACCCACTGATTCACATTCTCATAATAAATACCGGTTCCACTTGACTTTGGTGCCACTTTAGCTGCTAAGTGGCCATTGCTTTTGTGTCTTGTGTGCTCAGTGCAGGCGCGGATCCAAAATAGGGACGATGCCAGATATGGCTAATAAATCAAACCGGAATCCACCAATGCCAGAAAAAGACAGCTAgacataaatgttttataatttctCAGAGGAAATTGTGACGATCATCCTAATTATGGCTTGTAGCATGTTcgccttcctcttcatcatttatCATGTTCATTTCCATTTATGAAGGTTGAATTTTGCAGATAGCTCTCTTGTATTAGTTCAGCCACAGTGATGCTCTACTACTACTTTCCTTCAAAGCACATTGTGGCTGGAAGAATGTTAAATGAGTCACTTCCTAAGCAGCAGTTATTGTAGCTCGCAAGGAGGTATTTGCTCGTGTATGTTTAATAAACACTTATCAGGGCTTTCATAAGATGAATCATTACTATAAGGTGGCTTGTACATCAGCTGTGAAAAGGGCAAAGTTTTTCCGATGGTAGCACGTCTTACCCAGAATACATCATAAATGAGCAGTCCTGACAGCAGAAGGCAGGACACCTTCAGACTCGGAAGCCGCACGAAGGCGATCATGGCGACACACAAGCCCATGGCTAAAGCTGCAGGGAGGAAAAGAACCCACagatatagatatttaaaaacacagctccAAGTCTTTGCTGCAAATGAGCTGAAATAGCAACATGGGCACTGATTTTAACAAGTTTATTTAAGAAACATTAATTACTGTGCACACAGACCTAATTAATTAGTCAAACTAGCCTGATGAAACTCGTGTCTTAATTCACTTTTTGGGGCACAAGCTATGCTCTGATGAGACACAAGATGGGGTTGAGATTAAACATGGGAGCATGTCAGGGTTTTCATGCATAGAAGATTTGAATTattcaaagtaaatgtttacttaaatgtatttactatATAACAGGTGTAATGGTGATAGGAACCCAGAGGGGCACTGTGACATTATTACACTGGTTATAATGCTGGGACACATTCAAAGCTCTTATTGAGGTGttttgaatgaagctttaaatgtctgttgacattatttatgacatcatcatcctcatcgcAGTTAAATTGTTATTTCAGAAAGGTTAAAGGCTCACACATACgaattgaagcagaatatttggTAAGATAAACATAAGATAACATCttttgaattttggaaatgattacatcttGTTTCGATAAATGTTGATAAATGTTTTGGACTTGGCAACACTATGAAGtcattggaaatgtttggattaCACGATACAAATAGAAATAGTATCTGTATATCTATacctgatctttatctgcaactgtgcagaaacaCTGGGTTAAAACtaagtgaacaaaaaaaagaagaagctgtgCTGCACTCAAATATCGATTTCGAAATTGAATGTCAATGTAATGAATGACGCTTCGAAGCTTAGGTTGTGTAAAACTCTTCCTAAAACCTAAAAACGAATAAACCTATTCCAATTCAAACTGTTTTgcaagtacttttatttttgatgatgAAATGCTGCCATTTGTGTAAAGGCAGCGTTGTTTGCATTACTGAAGAAGAATGCCagtaatataatttaaattactGAAGTCAAATGggtcaaataaatgaagtatATGCAaacaaattcactttttttttgtttttgtcagtgccccaaaatgtcaaaaagtttcCAACTTTGAAAGGCCAGTTTGCTTAAATGCCAGTTAGCAGCTGACTAACTAGTGTATAATAGTGTATTTGTCTTGTGTTGGATGCATCACACTGCAGTAAGAGCCTGAAAATAGTGTTGCTAAAAACTTCATATTGTATGAGTCATGATGTCAAGTTCATTCTTCAACAGAACATTAgaaacttaatttattttcactaCTCATTAGCAGCTATGCTAACATAACTTCTCCTCACAAACTTCCCAGCATTGTCTATTAATTGGCAAGGTAATTAATGTGAACCACAAACGGCAGTTCAGAGTAATGTCACTAATCTTTGGATCCTCGTAAATTACAACCATCTGCAGATATATTTTTTGGGAaccttgattaaaaaaaaaacaattctttgATGTGCACTAAATTCTGGTGGATGGGAAAACTTGGCACAAGAGTCACGACGGAGAGACGCACCATCCATGAGAAGCCAGTGTCCAGTCAGCACCCAGATGAGCACCAACAAgacggagagggagaaggacagGAGCTCAGCCAGAGTGAAACGCCCACAGCAGCCAAAGGAAATCCTTCAATAACACAAATAAGAGACAATCTTAATTAAGTCTAGTctaaggccatgtccacattaacccgctttcactcgttttcaaatgaaaacggggttttaagatctccgtccacacatgcatttcagcatcgttttcgaaattatgtgctcttgctcccctgaaaacgaatatcacgtgactattcacgtacactgggcatgcgcatgccggtgtaaacaggaagtacattggttgcttggttacagataatacgattacactactcttgatactcgttgtgcttgatacttaacttcctctaaaatcttcctccataaactctaaacagacacatttcgtggaagtttttagaagttttatttttcaagtttagttacaacactgcaggtctaactccatctctcccacacagacagcacatgtactttaaatgaagagtcattaaacgaagtttactagattgTGGGTCCATACATCTGGTCAACACTAGTACGTCAttagtccgttctgtagggctgatgacatcactggaCACTCCCTCTAATCTCTCCATatcagctgattccagctgaagccaaagaccgctaaccccctccgggttgccatgggtcacctgtgctcccctgggtcctaagtccctacatgtttgaacgtctatgttgaattaacctggtagtcgatcggtatcaaggctgttgttgttgttctcttacggaaaggggtcacgtggtaagggggtgacgaattagggaatgacacgtcataactgcaTAACTGCATACACAACCAAGATGACTACAGATGACAAAAGGTAAGGAGAGACAGGGGGATAGAACATCTATGGTATTTTCAGCGTAAGAAAATGTGCTGACAAACATTTACATGCTCATTACTTTTGCATACTTTAAGATGAGCAAAGAACAGCTAGGCTGAGAGAACATAAATCTTTATAAGTGAGGCATTGGAGCGATTGAGACACAGTGAAGACGATAAAACGTTTAGGCtcataattcataaaaatctTTTTCCAGTAGTTTATGGATACTTGTCAACTAGCTAATGCTGGCTAAACTGCTATTGTTGTAGCTTAACAGATAAAGTGAAGAAGTTCTTCTTCTTGGGGTTTTTGTGGGGTTACCTCTTCCCAACTAGAGTGGTGCTGACCCCGACTGGCATGTAGCCAGAGACAGCGGgctacatttaaattaaagagCCTTGAATTTGGATTTTATCTTAATAGGACAGACGTGAAATGACAAAcggatgaataaataataaatgtgcaACATGTTACGATACACAAAATAACAAGTAAGTGGAAAAGGGGTTTTGGGTTGGTCGTTGTGTTATTACTGATTCTGTAAAGCAGACAAGAGGTTTAGTGAAACGAGATAGGAAGCTCTTAATCTGTAACTAGAGGCGTTCATATTGGTTATTGAGTGGGTGGGCTGTGTTGATGGGGCTTCATTGTGCTTTAGATGTCCAGACACCTGAGTCCAGAGgctattaaaaatgttttgtacgcagtcagtaaaaaaataactgacatGGGACTAGTTCGCCTCAAATAACAAAATTGACTGCCCACTTGCTCCCAGTGGTATTATTAAGCCTTGCAGAGAGTTACAGTTTTAATTGACAGGAAGCGGATTTACGAATATGCTGAGGCACAGATCtttagaaatatttataaaagacATGCAAAACAGAACTTGAAGCACTTTGAGCGACAACGGACATgatttaaagacaaacagaatCCATATGATTTCCTTACTTGTTCTGCGGGGAGCAGGGTCTGGTCAGATACTGGCACATTGGCAACAAGAGGAATGCAAATGCAATTGTTGCAAGAACTGAGGAGAAGAACAAAGTAGAGCAGTGAAACCAGAGGCTTAACACAACTCGAACTGCTGATACCAGTCGTTTTCTGTCAGTTTAACGAGGCAGCCAACAGACTTTTGAGTTTCAATAATCATCACGGTTAAGAGGCCTGCCCCAGTGTTTAAGTACTGAACAGAAACTTGAAAGTCTTATTAAAGTATTTCTACcgctgttttgtgttttgttccaGAGCGGTGCTCACCTGCAGTGCAGATGGTGAAGACCACCTGTACCGagtcaaagaagaagaacatgactagcagagacacagaggctCCTATGGGCAGGAACAGGGCCTGTGTGGAGTCTATAGTCTGAATACCTGCATCACAAAACATGATAAGGGATTACTTGTGAATTCAAGAAACACCTTTGTCTCATATGGCAAGGTCTGGAGGATACAGACACTCactgttatttgtgttgttgttattgaaaGCACCTGTTGATGTGGGGTTACCGTCTTTGTCCTTCTCCTGGCTCTCACAATCCATGTTTAATGATCTgcaaggagggagggaaagaaagataGTTTGTTAGACTCAGACACAAGTAATCAGAATCTATAAAGCGTGTAAACTGTTCATATGAGGCGGTGAAGGAGacttaaaaatacttattttatgcTGAACGAATTAGTGATGACTACGACTCCTGAAAAGCAATAGCTCTTAagatatacatttttctgtcaCAATGGAAGACGACTCAATCTTTCTTCGCAAGAGTTtggaaacaaacacttttatgtTGAGTGTAGCATTTAGTGTTCAATCAGTTTGTCAAAAAAGGAAGTAGGTTCGGGTGTAATGTTGAAAAGATGGCTAAATATTGCAAAGTGGGAGGCCCGAAAACTTAAGCTGAACTGAGGCTCTACTACGAAACATGAACACGTCTCACGTCACCCCacaaaatatttccatttccttgtgtgttttttcccccttttcatATTTGACATTAACTATTCAGAACATAGTCATTACATTAGTGgtaaaaaatcaaacatttttttttaaattactgtttttatgcacaaaaatcaaatgtatttctttattctcCATCGTATTCCCTTCTCACAGGGGTATCCCTTTTTAACTGAAGACAtgttgacatgtcacagtaggaaaaacACGAgtcaataattaaatgaatgatagCTAAATTGTATTTAGGCATTTAAGTTTCACGGTCCTGGTATCGTGCATGCTGGCTGGCTGTCACTCTGTCAAGGCTTACAGAGACACCTGATTAGAACGGACCATCAATGTTACCAGTTACACTTTTGCTTCTCCTGCACcgacaaataaaaataatgcgTCCAATACTGTAAACATCTCACAGTGCAGAGTAGAATCCTTAAACGTCACTATGGTCAGATTTCCAttcaaatgtaatgtaaattgtaACAGATTTGCAAATTTATGTGAGATGATGAGAGGACACATTTTGTAATAACGCTGCGCCAGCGACACCCGTGGCTAAAGGTTTGTTCCGGTCCATTCTTGTGAATGCAATCTAAGTAACGATGGAAACACCTTGAGTGAAATTCTTAAAATTTTGCGCTTGCACTCAAGATTGAATTGATTATAAttttgtggtcaaaggtcaactcTGACCtcaaaaaacataacaacaacatttttataactTGGTAATTGACATGGtaattatgacttattatcacacaaatgtctaatcgGATCCTATGATGAAGtgaaaatgatgacatttgAGACAGACGTGGATATAAACTGCAGCATGACTGGTTGGCGGATGCATAAAACTGTGAGGTGTTACTTCTAGTTTTTATGCGTACACCAACCTCTTCGCCTCATCTAtgtgtaaaaacatattttccttcATCTTTTCTGAATTAACAGCGGTTTCGTATTTTTGCGGACAAAATGAAAGTGCTTAAAATCAGAGGGATGGAAACGCATGGACAGCTCCTGACAGCAACAGCGCCAGACCAGAATGACGTCAGCGCAGCCTGACCTGATCAGTTGAGacttacaaataataattacaatccACCATAAAGTGCCCCGACCATTTTTAGTCTGAGCTGTTTTTCTCCTGCAGTACTACATGGCCTGTATACATGAAGTGAGGTTGGAGCATCATATTGGTACTCTTGTCTCTACCTCATTCTATTCGGATAGTAGAGAGCACAGTTTGCATCAATAGCCTCCGTATATTTGGAGATATAGTTTATTCGAGAGCCAACGCCTGATCGATTCTGGATCTTATGAATAACAGATGGATGAGCACAACATGCGAACCTGCCCTTCAATGAAGCCTGAGAATGACGCTATATACTTGGTCATAACATTCTCcccaaataaatgtgttttgatcaATATCCTTCTGCATCTAAAGCAATCAAACCACCATTAGGTGCAGGACTGTAGATGCTTTCAATGGACTAAATGCAACAATATCATATTCCCTCGTAAAACATCAACTATGAAAGAGTCCAACACTGCTGCAACAAGTGTTTTTCACTCACTTAAAAAATACTGAACCCTGCTGAACGGGTCTGTATATCAACTGCATGGTAATTAAACAGattcaacatttacatattatgtATTATACGTTATGATATTCACcataacaaacatattttcttcagATTCTTATAGCCTAGgtttaaaccccccccccaaaaaaaaaaaaaaaacctagtcTTGATGCTGTGGTGcaaaagcaaatgaaaacatacaagGGTGTTTGTTATGTGGTGCAGAAAGAGTTACAGTCCTCTGACTGAGTTTTGTATATAGATACTGTTATTTAAGAAATCATACTTTAGGCTATAGGTCCTTGCTCCTGTGTCAAACAAGACATTCTCGATGAGTCTCTGTTGACTACCCTCTTCACAGCTGAAGTAATTGTTTATTAAGTGACACTCACCTGAAGCTGCCATAGACGATGAGAAGGATGGAGATGAGGAAGGTGGACACCTGGCTGGAGTCAACTAGGGAGTACGCCCTAAAGAGGACAGAGAATACAAAcgtttattaaaatgaaactggtaaaaaaaaaaaacattaccttTACTGTAATACTGGAGACAAAAGTACACACAGTGtttctgctggaaaaaaaaggtttctaaaACAACCGTCTTTGTATTGTGACTCATTAATTCCCTTTGTAAaggttctttgttttgttgaaaagcGCTTCCTAAATACATTATCtatcatttacattacattgatTAACTGTAACGATAATGATTAGTTTTCTACTAAACAAAAGTTGTAACTTCCATAAACGTCACATGAACAGAAAAAtagataagaataaaaaatcTGCCTTAAATACACAACTGGCACTGTGCCTGCAAGGATTCAAGCCTTTGTTAATCTACTGCTTCCTCCTTTTGTTAGTGCTAACTGGAATCTTTTACACACTGCAAGTTGCAACCAGTTAGCTGACTGCAACTTGATATTGATGATTATAGTTATGAGAGTTttggcatttttcatttttgaccatattgattatttattacaaGCTCAGGTGAGTGAAAACACATATGTGGTTTGAGTTCAGTCCCCATCTGATGCACTCAGACTTCCTTTTATCCTTCAAATCAATTACATAAGTTTCAAAGAcctaaatataaacatttatcatTCATGACAATGCACCTAAATGTCGACTGTGGCGCACCAGAACAACAGAGCCCTAAACAAAGTAAGTCAAGTTATTACCTGGGGCTACCTTCAAATTATAAAACTAGAagaatttaatatatttttcagtgaATATCTACAAGAACACCAAATACAATGTGATAACATATCAAACAACACACAGAtaccgggcgcttcattgcagcccactgctcctccggg from Anoplopoma fimbria isolate UVic2021 breed Golden Eagle Sablefish chromosome 14, Afim_UVic_2022, whole genome shotgun sequence encodes the following:
- the sppl3 gene encoding signal peptide peptidase-like 3 isoform X2; amino-acid sequence: MAEQGYSSWAYSLVDSSQVSTFLISILLIVYGSFRSLNMDCESQEKDKDGNPTSTGIQTIDSTQALFLPIGASVSLLVMFFFFDSVQVVFTICTAVLATIAFAFLLLPMCQYLTRPCSPQNKISFGCCGRFTLAELLSFSLSVLLVLIWVLTGHWLLMDALAMGLCVAMIAFVRLPSLKVSCLLLSGLLIYDVFWVFFSAYIFNSNVMVKVATQPAENPIDVLSRKLHLGPGMGRDVPRLSLPGKLVFPSSTGSHFSMLGIGDIVMPGLLLCFVLRYDNYKKQANGEVPLSGRMQRVSYFHCTLIGYFVGLLTATVASRIHRAAQPALLYLVPFTLLPLLTMAYLKGDLRRMWSEPFHTKTSSSRFLEV
- the sppl3 gene encoding signal peptide peptidase-like 3 isoform X1, which codes for MAEQGYSSWAYSLVDSSQVSTFLISILLIVYGSFRSLNMDCESQEKDKDGNPTSTGAFNNNNTNNSIQTIDSTQALFLPIGASVSLLVMFFFFDSVQVVFTICTAVLATIAFAFLLLPMCQYLTRPCSPQNKISFGCCGRFTLAELLSFSLSVLLVLIWVLTGHWLLMDALAMGLCVAMIAFVRLPSLKVSCLLLSGLLIYDVFWVFFSAYIFNSNVMVKVATQPAENPIDVLSRKLHLGPGMGRDVPRLSLPGKLVFPSSTGSHFSMLGIGDIVMPGLLLCFVLRYDNYKKQANGEVPLSGRMQRVSYFHCTLIGYFVGLLTATVASRIHRAAQPALLYLVPFTLLPLLTMAYLKGDLRRMWSEPFHTKTSSSRFLEV